The Caldicellulosiruptor changbaiensis genome has a segment encoding these proteins:
- the rplD gene encoding 50S ribosomal protein L4: MPKVPVYNIEGQQIGEIELNDSIFNVPINTHVLHQAVVAHLANRRQGTFAAKTRAEVRGGGRKPWRQKGTGRARQGSIRAPTWRKGGVVFAKKPRDFSIDLPKKVRRLALKCALSSKVKENNLIVLDKWDMNQYRTKEVIRVLKNLGLENEKALIVIPERNEYLQKSTKNIPEVKTLQVGNLNVFDILKYDKFIILQDAVKKVEEVYA, translated from the coding sequence ATGCCAAAGGTTCCGGTTTACAATATAGAAGGGCAACAGATTGGTGAGATTGAGCTTAATGACTCAATCTTCAATGTTCCTATAAATACTCATGTTTTGCACCAAGCTGTTGTTGCACATCTTGCAAACAGACGTCAGGGGACATTTGCTGCAAAGACAAGAGCAGAAGTCCGTGGTGGTGGTAGAAAGCCATGGAGGCAGAAAGGAACAGGTAGAGCAAGACAAGGTTCTATCAGAGCTCCCACATGGAGAAAAGGTGGCGTTGTATTTGCAAAAAAACCAAGAGATTTTTCAATAGACCTTCCAAAGAAAGTAAGAAGACTTGCTTTAAAATGTGCACTGTCTTCCAAAGTCAAAGAGAACAATCTCATTGTGCTTGACAAATGGGATATGAACCAGTATAGAACAAAAGAGGTAATCAGGGTTTTAAAGAATTTAGGGCTTGAGAATGAAAAAGCCTTGATAGTAATTCCTGAAAGGAATGAATATTTACAAAAGTCAACAAAGAACATTCCGGAAGTAAAGACATTGCAAGTAGGAAACTTGAATGTGTTTGATATACTAAAATATGACAAGTTTATTATCCTCCAGGACGCTGTAAAGAAAGTAGAGGAGGTGTACGCATAA
- the rpsS gene encoding 30S ribosomal protein S19, with translation MGRSLKKGPYCDPKLLKKIEKLNQNNEKKVIKTWSRRSTILPQMVGHTIAVYDGRKHVPVYITEEMVGHKLGEFAPTRTFKGHGHHTERSTALK, from the coding sequence GTGGGCAGATCTTTAAAAAAAGGTCCTTATTGTGACCCAAAGCTTTTAAAAAAGATTGAAAAACTAAACCAGAACAATGAGAAAAAGGTTATCAAGACATGGTCTCGAAGGTCAACAATTTTGCCTCAGATGGTGGGTCATACAATAGCTGTCTATGATGGAAGAAAGCATGTGCCTGTGTATATAACAGAAGAGATGGTTGGACATAAGCTTGGCGAGTTTGCTCCAACAAGAACATTCAAAGGACATGGGCATCACACAGAAAGGTCAACTGCGCTGAAATAA
- the rplW gene encoding 50S ribosomal protein L23 — protein sequence MLPEEIIKRPIITEKSMSMIPQKKYTFEVDRRANKIEIKKAVEQLFGVEVEKVWTMNVKPKRKRVGRFEGRTKAWKKAIVKLTDKSKTIEFFDSLI from the coding sequence ATGTTGCCAGAAGAGATAATTAAAAGGCCAATAATAACAGAAAAGAGCATGAGCATGATTCCACAGAAAAAATACACATTTGAAGTTGATAGAAGAGCTAACAAAATTGAGATAAAGAAAGCTGTTGAGCAGCTGTTTGGCGTTGAGGTTGAAAAGGTTTGGACAATGAATGTAAAACCAAAGAGAAAGAGAGTAGGAAGATTTGAAGGAAGAACAAAGGCATGGAAAAAGGCCATTGTTAAACTCACAGACAAGAGCAAGACAATAGAGTTCTTTGACAGCTTAATCTAA
- the rplB gene encoding 50S ribosomal protein L2, whose product MGIIVYKPTSPGRRNASVLNYKEIITKTEPEKSLVFTEKKWAGRNNQGRITVRHRGGGHKKKIRIVDFKRDKDGIPAKVEAIEYDPNRTAFLALLCYADGERRYILAPEGLKVGDTVMSGPDADIKVGNALPLKYIPVGTMIHNIELYPGRGGQLVKSAGAVAQLMAKEGKYALIRLPSGELRYVSQECRATIGQVGNLDHENVRIGKAGRKRWMGIRPTVRGSAMNPVDHPHGGGEGKAPIGHPGPLTPWGKPTLGYKTRKKNKPSDKFIVKRRK is encoded by the coding sequence GTGGGTATAATAGTCTACAAGCCTACATCGCCAGGCCGCAGAAATGCATCAGTTTTGAACTATAAAGAGATCATTACAAAGACAGAGCCTGAAAAATCCTTAGTATTTACAGAAAAGAAATGGGCAGGAAGAAACAATCAAGGAAGAATTACTGTTCGTCATAGAGGTGGCGGACATAAGAAAAAGATAAGAATTGTTGACTTTAAAAGGGATAAGGATGGTATTCCTGCAAAGGTTGAGGCTATCGAGTACGACCCAAACAGAACAGCATTTTTGGCACTCTTATGTTATGCAGATGGTGAAAGAAGATATATCTTAGCACCTGAGGGCTTAAAAGTTGGAGATACTGTTATGTCAGGTCCTGATGCAGATATTAAAGTTGGTAATGCTTTGCCACTTAAATATATTCCTGTTGGTACAATGATACACAACATTGAGCTATATCCCGGCAGAGGCGGTCAGCTTGTGAAAAGTGCAGGTGCAGTTGCACAGCTCATGGCAAAGGAAGGCAAATATGCTCTTATCAGACTTCCATCTGGTGAACTCAGATATGTAAGCCAAGAGTGCAGAGCTACAATAGGTCAGGTTGGAAACTTAGACCATGAGAATGTCAGAATAGGAAAAGCTGGACGTAAAAGATGGATGGGTATCAGACCAACAGTTAGAGGTTCTGCAATGAACCCTGTTGACCATCCACACGGCGGTGGTGAAGGTAAAGCACCAATTGGTCATCCAGGGCCACTTACACCGTGGGGCAAACCAACATTGGGTTACAAGACAAGAAAGAAGAATAAACCATCAGACAAATTCATTGTCAAGAGAAGAAAATAA
- a CDS encoding IS110 family RNA-guided transposase — translation MNLKPIAGIDVSKYFSEMVVISPTNEIIARLTIHHNNPSDFDRAIEILKKVEEDFAARPTIVMEATGHYHKILSRFFTSNGWDVAIINPIQSNSIKNAGVRKVKNDKIDALWIALTFRLTNSTTAQPSSEILECLKNLCRQYYNLSDELTSYKYRLTSVVDQIMLNFKEVFPDICSKTSLAILENYPTPNDILGADTEKLISIIQQTSKKSYQWAKEKYELLIAKAKEFKSFSISNLANVTMLKVYINMVLTLQQNIDKIFESINQLVQQSSQTQPSISENINLLQSIPGIGFLSAATILAEIGDFEKFSKPNKLVAFFGIDPSVNQSGQFVGTKNKMSKRGSKILRRILFTIALANIRTKRDSKPCNPVLFEYYQKKCQQKPKKVALGAVMRKIICIIFAVMRDKKPFELRTPEEHIRRCFNNTAVYCV, via the coding sequence ATGAACTTAAAACCTATTGCCGGGATTGATGTCTCTAAATATTTCAGCGAAATGGTGGTTATCTCTCCTACAAATGAAATAATCGCTCGCTTGACTATCCATCACAACAATCCCTCTGACTTTGATAGGGCTATCGAAATCCTTAAAAAAGTTGAAGAGGATTTCGCGGCTCGCCCTACCATCGTCATGGAAGCCACAGGGCATTACCACAAAATCCTCTCCCGCTTCTTTACTTCTAATGGCTGGGATGTTGCAATTATCAACCCCATCCAATCTAATTCTATCAAAAATGCGGGAGTTAGAAAAGTAAAAAATGATAAAATTGATGCCCTGTGGATTGCCTTAACTTTCAGACTTACTAACTCTACTACAGCACAACCTTCATCTGAAATCCTTGAGTGCTTGAAAAACCTATGCCGTCAGTATTACAACCTCAGCGATGAGTTAACCTCTTACAAATATAGACTTACTTCTGTCGTCGACCAAATTATGCTCAATTTCAAAGAGGTCTTCCCTGACATTTGCTCTAAAACATCTTTGGCTATACTTGAAAACTACCCCACTCCAAACGATATCTTGGGCGCTGACACCGAAAAACTTATTTCCATCATTCAGCAAACTTCTAAAAAAAGCTACCAATGGGCTAAAGAAAAATACGAACTACTCATTGCAAAAGCTAAAGAATTTAAGTCTTTTTCTATCTCCAACTTGGCAAATGTTACTATGCTTAAAGTCTATATTAACATGGTCTTAACTTTACAGCAAAACATCGACAAAATTTTTGAATCCATAAATCAACTTGTTCAGCAGTCTTCACAGACTCAGCCTTCAATATCCGAAAATATTAACCTTCTTCAATCTATCCCCGGCATAGGTTTTCTATCCGCTGCAACTATCCTTGCTGAAATAGGTGATTTCGAAAAATTTTCAAAACCCAATAAACTTGTTGCCTTCTTTGGCATTGATCCTTCCGTAAATCAATCGGGACAATTTGTTGGCACAAAAAACAAAATGTCTAAACGTGGCTCTAAAATCTTGCGAAGAATCTTATTTACAATTGCTCTTGCTAATATCAGAACCAAAAGAGATTCTAAGCCTTGTAATCCTGTGCTATTCGAATACTATCAGAAAAAATGCCAACAAAAGCCTAAAAAAGTTGCATTAGGCGCTGTTATGAGAAAAATTATTTGTATCATCTTTGCTGTTATGCGTGATAAAAAACCTTTTGAACTTAGAACTCCTGAGGAACATATTCGAAGATGCTTTAATAACACTGCTGTTTATTGCGTATAA